In Alphaproteobacteria bacterium US3C007, one genomic interval encodes:
- a CDS encoding aspartate/glutamate racemase family protein — translation MKQILVIVPFPMSKDNLALRKQQLEAVQMSEQMAFTFKAVKAAPKNYISEADMVLADVAILEAGQSAVEDGFDAVCVDTMSDSGVAALRSILSIPVVGPGRASMLTALMLGRRFSILTMWKKWDHLYQKTAKDLGLQTQMASIRSIDVAPDNQALLEGKEEEIFSKLLSAAQQAIDQDGADVILLGSTTMHQAHAYLADALDIPVINPGPLTYKLVETLLGLGLMQSARAYPTSPAPRDAMVQAMMDAAGEFNH, via the coding sequence ATGAAGCAAATTTTGGTGATTGTTCCGTTTCCAATGTCAAAAGACAATTTGGCCCTGCGTAAACAACAGCTCGAAGCGGTTCAAATGTCTGAGCAAATGGCATTTACATTCAAAGCGGTGAAAGCTGCGCCTAAAAACTATATTTCAGAGGCTGATATGGTGCTTGCGGATGTGGCAATTCTGGAAGCTGGTCAAAGCGCTGTAGAGGATGGGTTTGATGCCGTTTGCGTGGATACGATGAGCGATTCCGGAGTGGCTGCGTTACGCTCGATTTTATCGATCCCGGTTGTCGGGCCCGGACGGGCTTCCATGTTAACCGCCCTGATGTTGGGGCGGCGGTTTTCAATTCTGACAATGTGGAAAAAATGGGATCATCTTTACCAAAAAACGGCAAAAGACTTGGGTCTTCAGACGCAAATGGCCTCGATAAGATCGATCGACGTGGCTCCGGACAATCAAGCCTTATTAGAAGGTAAAGAAGAAGAGATTTTTTCAAAATTATTGTCTGCTGCGCAGCAAGCGATCGATCAAGACGGCGCTGATGTTATTTTGCTGGGGTCAACCACAATGCATCAAGCCCATGCGTATCTTGCTGATGCGTTAGATATCCCGGTGATCAATCCCGGCCCATTGACTTATAAACTGGTGGAAACCTTGCTGGGTTTGGGGCTTATGCAAAGCGCGCGCGCCTATCCAACATCGCCAGCACCGCGCGATGCTATGGTGCAGGCAATGATGGACGCTGCCGGTGAATTTAATCACTAA
- a CDS encoding tautomerase family protein, whose translation MPLIECTLIEGYDAPTRRLVCERITDAACSAIGASPEFVIVTVKEVAPENYMRGRSPKKPAAAPRQPDQIVRAFLAAMEKRALDEAVGWLADDVKLIFPGGVSFSHPDQVVAWAKTRYQSVSKTIESMETAFEGESASVFCFGTLQGTWLNGESFAGIRFIDRFALRGGKITEQQVWNDLAENKHQH comes from the coding sequence ATGCCGCTTATAGAATGTACGTTGATCGAAGGCTATGATGCGCCGACGCGCCGTTTGGTTTGCGAACGAATAACCGATGCGGCCTGTTCTGCCATTGGGGCATCACCTGAATTTGTAATCGTAACGGTAAAAGAAGTTGCGCCCGAAAATTATATGCGCGGGCGCAGCCCCAAAAAGCCCGCCGCCGCGCCAAGACAGCCCGATCAAATTGTAAGGGCGTTTCTTGCGGCAATGGAAAAGCGCGCGCTGGATGAGGCAGTTGGCTGGCTGGCGGATGACGTCAAACTGATATTCCCAGGCGGGGTAAGTTTCAGCCATCCTGACCAAGTGGTGGCTTGGGCAAAAACGCGATATCAATCCGTTTCCAAAACAATAGAAAGCATGGAAACGGCTTTTGAAGGTGAAAGCGCATCCGTATTTTGCTTTGGAACGCTTCAAGGCACTTGGCTGAATGGCGAAAGCTTTGCGGGCATTCGTTTCATCGACCGGTTCGCCTTACGCGGTGGCAAAATTACAGAGCAGCAGGTCTGGAATGACTTAGCAGAGAACAAGCATCAACATTAG
- a CDS encoding ABC transporter ATP-binding protein, with translation MIRIEGLNAGYGPLQVLRDITLDVGEGEIVAVLGSNGVGKTTLNNTLSGLIKPSSGSIYFDDVLISGRDPVEIVDMGLIHVPEGRKLFPNLSVKENLELGSYRRGKPNRASNLERVLGVFPKLKERLFQTAGTLSGGEQQMVAIARGLMGEPRVLLLDEPSLGLSPLLVEQMFTLIKQINESGLAVILVEQNVIQSLAIANRAYVIAEGTVAMSGPAADLRENSDLKRSYLGL, from the coding sequence ATGATCAGGATTGAAGGTTTAAACGCAGGCTACGGCCCGCTGCAGGTGTTGCGCGATATCACGCTTGATGTGGGTGAGGGGGAAATTGTCGCGGTTCTAGGCAGCAATGGTGTTGGAAAAACCACTCTGAACAACACACTTTCGGGCTTGATCAAACCAAGCTCTGGTTCGATCTATTTCGATGATGTTTTAATCTCGGGGCGCGACCCGGTTGAGATCGTTGATATGGGCCTGATACATGTCCCCGAGGGGCGCAAGTTATTTCCCAACCTATCCGTAAAAGAAAACCTCGAATTAGGCAGTTATCGCCGGGGCAAGCCCAATCGGGCCAGCAATCTTGAGCGGGTTCTGGGTGTTTTCCCTAAACTCAAAGAGCGCCTATTCCAAACCGCGGGTACGCTTTCGGGGGGCGAACAGCAGATGGTTGCCATAGCGCGCGGTCTGATGGGAGAGCCGCGCGTGCTGCTATTGGATGAGCCATCTTTGGGCCTTTCTCCTTTATTGGTGGAGCAGATGTTCACATTGATAAAACAGATCAATGAAAGCGGTCTCGCCGTGATATTGGTGGAGCAGAATGTCATTCAATCGCTTGCGATTGCAAATCGGGCTTATGTGATTGCAGAGGGTACGGTCGCTATGTCCGGCCCTGCTGCTGACTTACGCGAAAACAGTGATTTGAAAAGGTCATATTTGGGCTTGTAA
- a CDS encoding 3-isopropylmalate dehydratase large subunit, which yields MDTLAKALISRASGQSKLRVDDVVICEVDLAMIHDSGGPRRVKPILDRLQRQVWDKDKIVVVTDHYVPADNAETQAIQALTKQWVQDQSIDKFYDEQGICHVVLPERGHLAPGLFCVGGDSHSPTGGAFGAYMFGIGATEMAGVLATGEIWIKVPETILMSWRNQLSAYVTAKDMMLAMCRKIGMGGGRYQAIQYAGQTIQALSMQERMTLSNMAAELGAQAGLIAPDEATVAFVQAAGGTVPANWRDFQIEAAESAENVMQFDAASLEPQIAAPHSPENADAADAFRNISFDVAYIGACTGAKYVDLAAAAEVLKGRRIAKNVTLKVAPASLRDQNRAAQDGIMQILQDAGAEFLANSCGICAGYGEDRLAENQVCLSSTARNFKGRMGAPSSQVYLASPYTVAASAVTGRLSDPRQVMGGG from the coding sequence ATGGATACTTTAGCAAAAGCGCTTATTTCTAGGGCCTCTGGCCAGTCAAAGCTGCGCGTTGATGATGTTGTGATCTGCGAGGTTGATCTGGCTATGATCCACGATTCCGGCGGTCCGCGGCGGGTCAAACCGATTTTAGATCGATTGCAGCGGCAGGTTTGGGATAAAGATAAGATCGTTGTGGTGACGGATCATTATGTGCCGGCGGATAATGCGGAAACGCAAGCCATTCAAGCTTTGACAAAACAATGGGTCCAAGACCAATCTATAGATAAATTTTATGATGAGCAGGGCATTTGCCATGTTGTTCTGCCCGAGCGAGGGCATTTGGCTCCAGGGCTTTTCTGCGTTGGGGGGGATAGCCATTCACCCACCGGTGGCGCCTTTGGCGCCTATATGTTTGGCATCGGTGCGACTGAAATGGCCGGGGTGCTTGCAACGGGCGAAATTTGGATCAAGGTTCCAGAGACGATCCTTATGTCATGGCGCAATCAGTTAAGCGCTTATGTAACGGCGAAAGACATGATGCTGGCAATGTGTCGTAAAATCGGTATGGGGGGCGGGCGGTATCAGGCCATCCAATATGCTGGGCAAACCATTCAAGCGCTTTCTATGCAAGAGCGGATGACCTTATCTAACATGGCGGCAGAGCTGGGTGCGCAAGCCGGTTTAATTGCGCCAGATGAAGCTACCGTCGCTTTTGTACAGGCCGCGGGTGGCACGGTGCCTGCAAATTGGCGCGATTTTCAGATAGAGGCGGCGGAAAGCGCTGAAAATGTAATGCAATTTGATGCTGCCAGTTTAGAGCCGCAAATTGCGGCTCCGCATTCCCCTGAAAACGCTGATGCGGCAGATGCTTTTCGTAATATTTCCTTTGATGTGGCCTATATTGGGGCCTGTACGGGTGCCAAATATGTAGATCTGGCTGCAGCCGCAGAGGTTTTAAAGGGGCGGCGTATTGCAAAAAATGTGACGTTGAAAGTTGCGCCGGCCAGTTTGCGCGATCAAAATCGCGCCGCGCAGGATGGAATAATGCAAATTTTGCAGGATGCTGGCGCCGAGTTTTTAGCCAATTCCTGCGGTATCTGCGCTGGCTATGGAGAAGATCGTTTGGCAGAGAACCAAGTTTGTCTATCTTCGACGGCGCGTAATTTTAAAGGCCGCATGGGCGCGCCGAGTTCACAAGTTTATTTGGCCTCTCCTTACACGGTCGCCGCTTCGGCCGTCACGGGCAGATTGAGTGACCCCAGACAGGTTATGGGGGGCGGATAG
- a CDS encoding hydantoinase B/oxoprolinase family protein, translating into MSLDPVTLAILKGRLEQIADEMDATLFRSAFNPIIAEAHDASHGIYDAITGETLVQGKSGLPIFVGVMAFAVKAVIEKVARDGNLSDGDVFIFNDPYEGGTHLSDFRLVKPIYRNGTVFCYLASVGHWHDVGGNVPGNYNPEATESFQEGMLIPPVKLFSAGVLNTDIVDILSSNSRLPNSLYGDLNGQINALDLGHQRLNDLLDQYGETDIQTALGLLKSRANRMMRDHLQALPNGTISVEDFLDNDGVHDVALKLAVDLSIDGERLTVDFSRSSQACAGPVNISRSTTIAATYVALKHIFTDVPANAGVLQPVEFIIPEDSFLSVKAPKPVGGYTETILRLIDVLFCAFEHIAPERVNGCAYGTINALSMAGHRSNGARWVMFSFFGGGHGGHPEGDGLNHGNAPISTATIPPLEILEAAYPVAFTQWALRPDSGGVGKHRGGLGAIYEIELLEESATVFLFGERGKFPPPGVVGGGAGAMNKFAYQSADEETAFPDKTPPLASKITGVKLRRGQRVRLETPGGGGYGNAQERPEELIRNDLAQGYVSGKKS; encoded by the coding sequence ATGAGTTTAGACCCGGTCACCCTTGCGATTTTGAAGGGCAGGCTTGAGCAAATCGCCGATGAGATGGATGCCACTTTGTTTCGATCTGCGTTTAACCCGATTATCGCTGAAGCGCATGATGCCAGCCATGGCATCTACGATGCGATCACCGGTGAAACCTTGGTACAAGGCAAGTCTGGGCTACCGATTTTTGTTGGAGTGATGGCTTTTGCGGTCAAGGCGGTGATCGAAAAAGTTGCGCGCGATGGTAATTTAAGCGATGGGGATGTGTTCATCTTCAACGATCCTTATGAGGGGGGGACGCATCTGTCTGATTTTCGACTGGTCAAGCCGATCTATCGAAATGGAACCGTCTTTTGTTATTTGGCTTCGGTTGGGCATTGGCATGATGTGGGCGGCAATGTTCCTGGAAATTACAATCCAGAAGCCACGGAATCTTTTCAAGAAGGCATGTTGATTCCCCCAGTAAAACTTTTTTCAGCCGGAGTTTTGAACACAGATATTGTGGATATTCTTTCCTCCAATTCGCGCTTGCCAAATTCACTTTATGGAGATCTTAACGGCCAAATCAATGCGCTTGATTTAGGCCATCAACGGTTGAACGACCTGCTTGATCAATATGGCGAAACCGATATACAAACCGCGCTGGGCCTTCTTAAATCGCGTGCAAATCGTATGATGCGCGACCATTTGCAGGCTTTGCCAAATGGTACGATCTCTGTCGAAGACTTTCTTGACAATGATGGCGTGCATGATGTGGCGCTTAAACTGGCGGTTGATCTGAGCATTGATGGCGAACGCCTCACGGTGGATTTCAGCCGTTCGAGCCAGGCCTGTGCAGGGCCAGTGAATATTTCCCGATCAACAACGATTGCCGCAACCTATGTAGCATTGAAACACATCTTTACCGATGTGCCGGCGAATGCGGGCGTTTTACAGCCCGTCGAGTTTATCATACCCGAAGATAGTTTTTTAAGCGTGAAAGCGCCAAAGCCTGTTGGGGGCTACACGGAAACCATCCTACGCCTCATTGATGTGTTGTTTTGTGCTTTCGAGCATATTGCGCCCGAGCGGGTGAATGGCTGCGCCTATGGAACCATCAATGCCTTGTCTATGGCGGGGCATCGCTCAAACGGCGCGCGTTGGGTGATGTTTTCGTTTTTTGGCGGTGGCCATGGTGGGCACCCAGAAGGAGATGGGCTGAACCATGGTAATGCGCCCATTTCAACCGCAACGATCCCGCCATTGGAAATCCTTGAAGCGGCCTATCCCGTGGCCTTCACGCAATGGGCGCTTCGTCCGGATTCGGGCGGCGTTGGGAAGCATCGTGGCGGGTTGGGAGCCATCTATGAAATTGAGTTGCTGGAAGAAAGTGCCACGGTGTTTTTGTTTGGCGAGCGTGGTAAATTCCCGCCTCCTGGAGTCGTTGGAGGAGGCGCTGGGGCGATGAATAAATTTGCTTACCAAAGCGCTGATGAAGAGACTGCTTTTCCCGATAAAACGCCGCCTTTGGCCTCAAAAATCACGGGCGTGAAACTGCGCAGAGGTCAACGGGTTCGTTTGGAAACTCCGGGTGGAGGTGGCTATGGTAACGCGCAAGAGCGCCCTGAAGAGCTGATACGCAATGATCTTGCGCAAGGTTACGTTTCTGGAAAAAAATCATGA
- a CDS encoding hydantoinase/oxoprolinase family protein, with the protein MSKSIVIGVDVGGTFTDTLALDEATGAVRVEKVPSTKGDQSNGFLSGILAATDHDLSSVSTIIHGTTVATNALLERKGAKAGIITTEGFRDVLEMRRRDRPSTWGLWGQFTPVIERKCRLEVPERTLANGTVVKDVDEASIKAAAQDLIAQGCDSVCLFFINGYANTDNETKAARILRQVWPNDYVSVATEILPEIREFERCSTASLNAYLQPVVANYLARLETRIAEDDAGSEILIVQSNGGIMSVDTAKALPVRTALSGPAAGVVAARQIAKAAGFENVITCDMGGTSFDVSLVADGQNMLTSQASIDFGMVIRTPMIEMSTIGAGGGSIAHIDETGLLEIGTDSAGSDPGPACYGLGNERPTVTDANLVLGRIDARKPIGNKLEALDRDAAVAAIKTHIADPLGMDVEETAEALIKVANSKMAGAIRLISIERGHDPKIFAAMPFGGGGALHAGALMQDIGLAAAVIPRYPGVNSALGCVMSDLRHDEVRTLNTMLDGLNCKEISGLIQAMTQMGHSIIKKSKAQLVATESVIELDMLYMGQTHAVAVPIPSDKPISPDLIRAAFEATYLKTYSRLLDQIPIRILNLRLSVIGKRPQIDIKMLARGKRAESVAACYLADQKIFANGAWHDAGIYDRLLLPQGSKILGPALLVQPDATIYVDPGLSAEVDDFGNIIMKSEED; encoded by the coding sequence ATGAGTAAATCAATCGTTATTGGTGTCGATGTTGGCGGCACATTCACCGACACGTTGGCGCTTGATGAGGCGACTGGCGCCGTCAGAGTTGAAAAGGTTCCCTCTACCAAGGGCGATCAATCCAACGGATTTCTAAGCGGTATTCTGGCGGCAACCGATCATGATCTCAGTTCTGTATCCACGATCATTCACGGAACCACGGTTGCAACCAACGCTTTGTTAGAGCGCAAGGGGGCAAAGGCCGGCATCATAACCACCGAAGGGTTTCGCGACGTTCTGGAAATGCGGCGGCGCGATCGCCCTTCAACCTGGGGGCTTTGGGGGCAATTTACGCCGGTCATTGAACGCAAATGCCGTCTGGAAGTGCCCGAACGTACCTTGGCGAATGGTACGGTTGTGAAAGATGTGGATGAAGCTTCAATTAAAGCGGCGGCGCAGGATTTGATTGCTCAAGGTTGTGACTCTGTCTGTCTGTTTTTTATCAATGGCTATGCAAATACGGATAATGAAACCAAAGCTGCACGGATTTTGCGGCAGGTTTGGCCCAATGATTATGTCAGTGTGGCGACAGAAATCCTTCCTGAAATTCGCGAATTTGAACGTTGCTCTACGGCGAGTTTGAACGCCTATCTGCAGCCGGTTGTTGCCAATTATCTGGCGCGTTTGGAAACCCGCATTGCAGAGGATGACGCTGGCTCTGAAATATTAATCGTTCAGTCTAATGGCGGGATTATGTCGGTTGATACAGCCAAAGCGCTTCCGGTGCGCACGGCGCTGTCGGGCCCTGCTGCAGGTGTTGTGGCGGCGCGACAAATTGCCAAGGCTGCTGGTTTTGAAAATGTGATTACCTGCGATATGGGGGGTACGTCATTTGATGTATCGCTGGTGGCCGATGGCCAAAACATGCTGACATCTCAAGCCAGTATTGATTTTGGAATGGTTATCCGAACCCCGATGATTGAAATGTCAACGATTGGGGCAGGGGGCGGCTCAATCGCGCATATCGATGAAACAGGCCTGCTTGAAATAGGAACCGATAGCGCGGGCTCTGATCCCGGTCCGGCGTGCTATGGCTTGGGAAATGAACGACCCACCGTTACAGATGCAAATTTGGTTTTGGGCCGCATTGATGCGCGCAAACCGATCGGCAACAAGCTCGAGGCTTTGGATCGTGACGCCGCCGTGGCCGCGATAAAAACGCATATCGCTGACCCATTGGGGATGGATGTCGAAGAAACCGCAGAAGCGCTTATTAAAGTGGCCAATTCCAAAATGGCGGGCGCGATACGGCTGATTTCGATTGAGCGCGGTCATGATCCGAAAATATTTGCTGCCATGCCTTTCGGGGGCGGCGGGGCGCTTCATGCAGGGGCCCTTATGCAAGATATCGGTTTAGCAGCGGCGGTTATTCCCCGCTACCCGGGCGTAAACTCGGCCTTGGGTTGCGTGATGTCTGACCTGCGCCATGATGAAGTGCGCACGTTAAATACGATGCTGGATGGCCTTAATTGCAAGGAGATAAGTGGGCTGATCCAGGCGATGACGCAGATGGGGCATTCGATCATCAAAAAATCAAAAGCGCAGTTGGTGGCAACAGAAAGCGTGATCGAATTGGATATGCTCTATATGGGGCAAACCCACGCTGTTGCGGTGCCAATCCCCAGCGATAAACCCATAAGCCCGGACCTTATCCGAGCCGCGTTTGAGGCAACCTATCTCAAAACCTATAGCCGATTGTTGGATCAAATCCCAATTCGAATTTTAAACCTGCGCCTGTCGGTGATTGGGAAGCGTCCGCAGATTGATATTAAAATGCTGGCACGCGGAAAACGTGCTGAAAGCGTTGCAGCCTGTTACTTGGCAGATCAAAAGATATTTGCAAATGGTGCCTGGCATGACGCGGGTATTTACGACCGCCTTTTATTGCCTCAGGGCAGCAAAATTTTAGGCCCCGCGCTGTTGGTGCAGCCAGATGCAACGATTTACGTCGACCCTGGTCTGAGTGCAGAGGTTGATGATTTTGGTAATATTATTATGAAATCAGAGGAGGATTAA
- a CDS encoding isocitrate lyase/PEP mutase family protein → MSLRDALEKDGLIIAPGVYDALSGLIASQSGAQALYLSGASLAYTRFGTSDIGLISVSEVNDTIAAITDRINIPIIVDADTGFGNALNVQRTVRSFERSGAHAIQLEDQSFPKKCGHLDGKKLVSTQEMVGKIQAALDARASEETLIIARTDARAVEGFAQAIERAWAYKEAGADILFVEAPQSLQEMQHICAEFSAQIPLLANMVEGGKTPISSASELAKLGYKIAIFPGGAVRAIAHHLQAYYTGLLTHGNNQKFSDKMHDFNGLNDLLGTKDLIELGRKYEDQGNI, encoded by the coding sequence ATGAGTTTGCGCGACGCGCTTGAAAAAGACGGTCTGATCATTGCGCCAGGTGTGTATGATGCTTTGTCGGGTTTGATCGCAAGCCAGTCGGGCGCTCAGGCTCTTTATTTATCGGGGGCCAGCCTAGCATATACGCGATTTGGAACCTCTGATATTGGCCTGATCAGCGTTTCTGAAGTGAATGACACGATCGCCGCAATCACCGATCGCATAAATATTCCGATAATTGTCGACGCAGATACAGGTTTTGGCAATGCGTTGAACGTTCAGCGCACGGTGCGTAGTTTTGAGCGTTCAGGCGCGCATGCGATTCAACTTGAAGATCAGTCTTTTCCAAAGAAATGTGGCCATTTGGATGGGAAAAAACTGGTCTCAACGCAAGAGATGGTTGGGAAAATTCAGGCTGCGCTTGACGCCCGTGCCAGTGAGGAGACGTTGATCATTGCACGCACGGATGCGCGCGCGGTTGAGGGGTTTGCCCAAGCGATTGAGCGCGCCTGGGCCTATAAAGAGGCGGGGGCCGATATCTTATTTGTCGAAGCCCCCCAATCGCTTCAAGAAATGCAGCATATATGCGCAGAATTTTCAGCTCAGATCCCCCTTTTGGCCAATATGGTCGAAGGTGGTAAAACACCGATTTCTTCCGCCAGTGAACTGGCAAAGCTCGGTTATAAAATAGCCATATTTCCTGGCGGGGCTGTGCGCGCGATTGCGCATCATTTGCAGGCCTATTACACTGGCTTGCTGACCCATGGAAATAATCAGAAATTTTCAGATAAAATGCACGACTTTAACGGTCTGAACGATTTACTCGGCACCAAAGACCTGATTGAGCTCGGGCGCAAATACGAAGATCAAGGGAATATTTGA
- a CDS encoding 3-isopropylmalate dehydratase translates to MARLWRFDTTIDTDVLAPGFYMKKPLEELARHCLEAVRPEFAASVRPGDVMLANANMGVGSSREQAAEVLKYLGIAAVIAPSFAGIFYRNAINLGLPVLVIDAALMGLPELVDGADVDFDFHAATLSLEGRGANIPLNPLPDFLKRLILDGGLVPHLEKRFQREESGQ, encoded by the coding sequence ATGGCGCGCTTGTGGCGGTTTGACACAACGATTGATACGGATGTTTTGGCGCCGGGCTTTTATATGAAAAAGCCCTTGGAAGAGCTGGCGCGCCATTGCCTTGAGGCGGTGCGGCCTGAATTTGCCGCTTCTGTACGGCCTGGCGATGTGATGTTGGCCAATGCCAATATGGGGGTTGGATCTTCGCGTGAACAAGCCGCTGAAGTTTTGAAATATTTGGGGATAGCTGCGGTTATTGCCCCCAGTTTTGCGGGTATTTTTTATCGAAATGCGATTAATTTGGGATTGCCTGTCTTGGTAATAGATGCAGCGCTTATGGGTTTGCCAGAATTGGTTGATGGAGCAGATGTGGATTTTGACTTTCACGCGGCTACATTGAGCCTAGAAGGGCGAGGCGCGAATATTCCGCTGAACCCTTTACCAGACTTTTTGAAACGCCTCATTTTGGATGGTGGTCTGGTGCCACATCTGGAGAAGCGGTTTCAACGTGAGGAGAGCGGCCAATGA
- a CDS encoding cysteine hydrolase: protein MSQHEFIPSQTAVLIVDLQNDFLHPEGAYGRSGTSSSAIAALPEKIGPLLDVVRSAGGWIVSTQFTLVPGKQGAPFISTHLKKLRPFLTRGDFKPGGWGHSLVDELQPADITIEKVAYSAFYQSRLEFALNRAGITTLMVCGIVTNGGVASTVREAHVRDFHTITLEDGCAAFSAETHDISIASLATVGDVISIRDAINLFEG from the coding sequence ATGTCTCAACATGAATTTATTCCCTCGCAAACGGCAGTGCTTATCGTCGATTTGCAGAACGATTTTTTGCACCCTGAAGGGGCTTATGGGCGCTCTGGAACCTCTAGTTCGGCGATTGCAGCTTTGCCCGAAAAGATTGGCCCTTTGCTCGATGTTGTACGAAGCGCTGGCGGTTGGATCGTTTCCACGCAGTTTACTTTGGTGCCCGGAAAACAAGGCGCGCCTTTTATCTCGACGCATCTGAAAAAATTAAGGCCGTTTCTCACGCGGGGTGATTTCAAGCCCGGTGGGTGGGGGCATAGTTTGGTCGATGAGCTTCAGCCTGCGGATATCACGATCGAAAAGGTAGCCTATTCGGCGTTTTATCAATCGCGCTTGGAGTTTGCGCTTAATCGCGCGGGGATCACAACCTTAATGGTTTGTGGAATTGTTACCAATGGCGGCGTCGCATCAACAGTGCGAGAGGCGCATGTGCGTGATTTCCACACCATCACATTAGAGGATGGGTGTGCCGCCTTTAGTGCCGAAACCCATGATATCTCGATCGCATCACTCGCCACGGTTGGGGATGTGATCTCTATACGGGATGCCATAAATTTATTTGAAGGATGA
- a CDS encoding SDR family oxidoreductase: protein MISLVNRRLFITGMGSGIGLASARLAKSLGAHVSGTVFNKAQRDAVAPIVSADHCFELDVTDQNALHSAIRQAAEASQGLDGILSSAGMIKLLRSEETSPPDWARILDVNLNASFQLAKCAIPYLRQNKASAIVMISSQIGLVGHKNAAAYAASKSAINGLARAMALELAPDNIRVNAIAPGPIATDMTAATRANKSRFEALTQAIPLGRFGRAEEIANLAAFLLSDAASFITGQVIVADGGFTAQ, encoded by the coding sequence ATGATATCGCTTGTCAATAGACGTCTGTTTATAACCGGGATGGGAAGTGGCATCGGCCTTGCCAGCGCGCGCCTTGCCAAAAGCCTTGGCGCGCATGTTTCAGGGACTGTTTTCAACAAGGCACAACGTGACGCAGTTGCGCCGATAGTCTCTGCTGATCACTGCTTTGAGCTGGACGTCACCGATCAAAACGCATTGCACAGCGCGATACGGCAAGCCGCAGAGGCATCCCAGGGCCTAGACGGGATTTTATCTTCAGCTGGTATGATTAAACTGCTGCGCAGCGAAGAGACCAGCCCGCCAGATTGGGCCCGCATTCTGGATGTGAATTTGAATGCGAGCTTTCAGCTTGCCAAATGCGCTATTCCCTATTTGCGCCAAAATAAAGCAAGCGCTATTGTTATGATCTCAAGTCAAATTGGCCTCGTCGGGCATAAAAATGCAGCGGCATATGCCGCCTCAAAATCTGCAATTAATGGTTTGGCCCGAGCGATGGCGCTTGAGCTTGCGCCAGATAACATACGCGTAAATGCCATTGCACCGGGCCCAATCGCAACCGATATGACAGCCGCGACGCGCGCCAACAAATCCCGCTTCGAAGCCTTGACGCAAGCAATACCTTTGGGCCGTTTTGGACGCGCCGAAGAAATCGCCAACCTGGCGGCATTTTTACTTTCCGACGCGGCCTCTTTCATAACCGGTCAGGTGATTGTGGCAGATGGCGGGTTCACCGCGCAATGA